The Coffea arabica cultivar ET-39 chromosome 6e, Coffea Arabica ET-39 HiFi, whole genome shotgun sequence genome contains the following window.
GATGATTATGAGCCAAAAAATCCTTAAAGTCTCTAAAGCTCCTCTCCTCTCTAGCCACACCACCCCACTTTTCCTCATTAGACAGAATATCATTGAAATCCCCCGCTATCATAAATCTACTTCCCCACAATCTGCTTCTCTCTTTAAGGACCTCCCATTGATTCTTCCTGATTTGAGCATCACAGCTCGCATACACACCTATAAACCACCAAGTACAATTGAGTTCCATATCCTCAATCTTGGCTTCAATGGTAAAAGCAGTTTGGTACACTTCAACCACTTGAGTGTCTTCCTTCCACAGCAAGGCCATCCCACCAGCCTTATGCATAGCTTCCACCACTGCACTATTATCAAACCTCAGGCCCTTAGCTATCCTATCTACTActagttttctatttttggttTCACTTAAGAAGATCAGGTTTGGAGAGAGGAAGTTATTCACCTCCCTCAGatggggaactgtcaaggggctccccacTCCTTGACAGTTCCACACCAAGGCTCTCATAATTGCATGGGGGCCCCATTCAGGATGAGCCCCTCCTCCTTTCCCTCCCTCTCAATCTGGGTAGACTCCAACATGGATTTGGTCTTTTTACAAACTAGTTGTTGGTGCTGCAAATCCTCCATCTCTTCATCACAAAGCAACACCTTCCTTTTACCATTCCCTATGAGGTTAAGATCCTGGTCAGACACCTCCTTTAAGGGCCTTCTAGTAACACCAGGAGACTTCAGTTTCCTGAAGGACCTCTTAAGCTGTTTCTTAACTGCCTCCTGGATCTTACTACTAGTAAGAAGATCTTCCTGGCTGTCTGTCTCCCCAACGCAATGATCCTGGATCCTGACAGCTTGATCTATCCCTGGTAGTAACATGTCAATGTCCTCCTCCCTCACTTCCACACTTGCTGGCTTTTGCCTCTCTCCCATTGAGGCATGATCATTCAAGCAAGTTCCCTGGTTCCCCAGGACCCTTTACTGATAACCATCATCAGAGCCTCTTTCTTCTGTACTAACATCAAATTTCCTAGGTGTGTTACTATTTGGAACCCCCAATCTCTTCACCTCCCCTTCCTTATCCAGGGGTTGTTTAGCTCTATTTTCCTTATCTGCATTCTCAAGGAACTCCAAAAGCCTACCTCCTGTTTGCGTCCTGCTCCTCTCCCTCTCCACCAGCTCTCCATCCTGAAATTTCCAATATCTTTTGTCCTTGTTCAGATCAACTCTCAAAGGTCTTTCCTTGCTAGGGCTTCTGATACTACCTGCTCTCATCCAGGGGCCATATTGGTTCTCAGAGAGCCTAGCCTCCGTAACTCTCTGCTCTTTACAAGATCTTTCACTATGACCTACCACTCCACAATTATAACAAAAGTCTGGACACCTCTCATACTTACACTACCCACTTAAACGTTCCTGCTGTTTGAACTACTGTACCTCTAAGGAGAGGTGCTGATAGGTCTACAAGGGCCAGGATTTTGAGATGTCTACCCTCTTTTCTCCCAGTCTGAGGTATAATAAGCTCTCTCACTTCTTTAAAAATAACACCAATCTTCCTACCCACCTCTTTAGTTAGCCAATGTACAGGCAAGTTCCATAGTTGCACCCACAAGGGTGCTATAGCAAAAGctccataattttcttcaatcCCTTCTGACCACCTCCTAAGAACCATCACTTGGTTATCTATCACCCACGGATCCCCTTCTACAATCCTATCTCTCTCCTCCAAATTAGGGATGTTAAACTGGTATAAATTGGGCCCTAGTTCTATAACAGTCAAGTTTTTGGGATAGCTCCAAGCAACAGCAACAAAGTTCTTTACCCCTGTAAAGTTGGCTACTTTTTCCCCCATAATTCTGCCTATCAAGCTTCCTTCGCATTCTCTAACTCCACTGTTAAGATCCTCCGGATTCAACATCGCTCCAACGAGCTCATTTCTAGCGGAAAATTTCTGTAACAGCTCAGTCAACTCACCCTCCATAGATACTGACAGAGGTTCTATAGAGTATTACCCTTCCATCCCACAAGGAACCAGAGTATAACGTCAACCAGA
Protein-coding sequences here:
- the LOC140009925 gene encoding uncharacterized protein, encoding MRALVWNCQGVGSPLTVPHLREVNNFLSPNLIFLSETKNRKLVVDRIAKGLRFDNSAVVEAMHKAGGMALLWKEDTQVVEVYQTAFTIEAKIEDMELNCTWWFIGVYASCDAQIRKNQWEVLKERSRLWGSRFMIAGDFNDILSNEEKWGGVAREERSFRDFKDFLAHNHLIDIGFEGHPWTWSNHWDNDGEVRQRLDRCLGSIEWYQTFDKASCQHIDTYASDHSILCLNTSTGAEKKKKRFFFDKRWLQREEVYQVVERAWQKEEVGSRILRLLERLGTAGLNF